One window of the Candidatus Microbacterium colombiense genome contains the following:
- a CDS encoding alpha/beta hydrolase — translation MPISEVEFIDTPLLRVGYETIGEPGGRTVVLLHGFPYDVRSYDDVAPRLAKAGLRVIAPYLRGYGPTRFLSDQTMRSGQQAALGQDVIDLLDALHIEKAIVAGYDWGGRAACVSAALFPERIDGLVTVSGYAIQDIAGSVEPAAPLDEKLDWYQYYFHSERGRRGLAQYREELCRSLWREWSPQWAEAETAFTASAPSLHNPDFVDVAVHSYRHRFGLAEGDPRYEDLERRLAQRPAISVPTVSVDSGADGFGWFDSSEDAAHFSGSFERVVLPGAGHNTPQEDPAGFSDAVLTLRQRTL, via the coding sequence ATGCCGATCAGTGAGGTCGAATTCATCGACACCCCTCTGCTGCGCGTCGGATACGAGACGATCGGCGAGCCGGGCGGGCGGACCGTCGTCCTCCTGCACGGGTTTCCCTACGATGTGCGCTCCTACGACGATGTCGCCCCTCGGCTGGCGAAGGCGGGGCTCCGGGTCATCGCGCCGTACCTGCGCGGCTACGGGCCGACGCGGTTCCTTTCGGACCAGACGATGCGCTCCGGTCAACAGGCGGCGCTCGGCCAGGACGTGATCGATCTCCTCGACGCGCTGCACATCGAGAAGGCGATCGTCGCGGGGTACGACTGGGGTGGGCGTGCGGCCTGCGTCTCCGCCGCGCTGTTCCCCGAGCGCATCGACGGCTTGGTGACGGTCTCCGGGTACGCCATCCAAGACATCGCCGGGTCCGTCGAACCGGCCGCTCCTCTCGACGAGAAGTTGGACTGGTATCAGTACTACTTCCACTCCGAGCGGGGGCGGCGAGGTCTCGCACAGTATCGCGAAGAGCTGTGCCGTTCACTGTGGCGCGAGTGGTCTCCGCAGTGGGCCGAGGCAGAGACGGCGTTCACGGCATCCGCCCCCAGCCTGCACAACCCGGATTTCGTCGACGTGGCGGTCCACTCGTACCGGCACCGCTTCGGACTGGCCGAGGGGGATCCGCGCTACGAAGACCTGGAGCGTCGTCTCGCGCAGAGGCCTGCCATCTCGGTGCCCACGGTCTCCGTCGACAGCGGAGCAGATGGGTTCGGCTGGTTCGACTCATCCGAGGATGCGGCCCACTTCTCTGGCAGCTTCGAGCGCGTCGTGCTGCCTGGCGCCGGTCACAACACCCCTCAGGAAGACCCCGCGGGATTCAGCGACGCGGTGTTGACACTTCGCCAGCGGACCCTCTGA
- a CDS encoding ABC transporter permease: MTTVAVQRQAQRRRSPLVGYLLRRIGTSLLLLVGVTIVTFLLTNLVPGDPVSAALGEGASQNPATREAFIREHGLDQPLFIQYFIYMGNLLRGDLGTSLVTGRPVTSDLATAVPATIEIAIGAIILSLVVSIVLGTLAAYRRGLVTDQVIRVVTLVGLSVPTFWLALVSFYVFFLELRIAPGSGRISPSITPPPRVTGLYTVDYLLNGDAVGYFDALAHLALPVMVLSLVTIGLLTRFIRTSVLEVLGSDYVRAARAKGLPAMRVILDYVLRGASLPILTVVGVAFGALLSGTVLVESVFAWPGLGTYAYNSAANLDLPGIMGVGLVVGLIYLLINFVVDLLYGVLDPRVRIA; this comes from the coding sequence ATGACGACAGTGGCGGTGCAGAGGCAGGCGCAGAGGCGCCGTTCGCCTCTGGTCGGATACCTGCTGCGGCGGATCGGGACCTCCCTGCTCCTGTTGGTGGGCGTGACGATCGTCACGTTCCTGCTCACCAACCTGGTGCCGGGAGACCCGGTCTCGGCCGCGCTCGGTGAAGGAGCGTCCCAGAACCCGGCGACGCGTGAGGCGTTCATCCGGGAGCACGGACTCGACCAGCCACTGTTCATCCAGTACTTCATCTATATGGGGAACCTGCTGCGCGGGGACCTCGGCACGTCGCTGGTGACCGGACGCCCGGTCACCAGCGACCTCGCCACCGCGGTACCCGCGACGATCGAGATCGCCATCGGCGCGATCATCCTCAGCCTCGTCGTGAGCATCGTGCTCGGCACGCTCGCCGCCTACCGGCGCGGACTGGTCACCGACCAGGTGATCCGCGTCGTGACTCTGGTCGGACTGAGCGTCCCCACCTTCTGGCTGGCGCTCGTCAGCTTCTACGTCTTCTTCCTCGAACTGCGCATCGCCCCCGGATCCGGTCGCATCTCGCCGTCGATCACTCCGCCGCCGCGCGTGACCGGCCTCTACACGGTCGACTACCTGCTGAACGGCGACGCGGTCGGCTACTTCGATGCCCTCGCCCACCTCGCCCTTCCCGTGATGGTGCTCTCGCTCGTGACGATCGGCCTGCTCACCCGTTTCATCCGCACGTCGGTGCTCGAAGTGCTCGGTAGCGACTACGTGCGCGCCGCCCGGGCCAAGGGCCTTCCCGCGATGCGCGTGATCCTCGACTACGTGCTGCGTGGCGCCTCGCTGCCGATCCTCACCGTCGTCGGTGTGGCCTTCGGCGCCCTGCTCTCGGGAACCGTGCTCGTCGAGTCGGTCTTCGCGTGGCCGGGCCTGGGCACCTACGCCTACAACTCCGCCGCGAACCTCGACCTGCCCGGCATCATGGGTGTCGGTCTCGTGGTCGGGCTCATCTATCTCCTCATCAACTTCGTCGTCGATCTGCTGTACGGCGTCCTCGACCCGAGAGTGAGGATCGCATGA
- a CDS encoding DUF6226 family protein, whose translation MTEDLFPAPAGPVPAAASATLSWPSPELPPPTRFVEGFERFASFLQQNGTDPTDLVGDVSALWSFLAAHPEVLSTPELAESASRFVGNVIAVVHPTATWSMAGELQVGTATRSIPVAGLVRIMVEQPEHREPFVEMLSTWDQADRDDQEMNDLAHLESHPTLSVPTAAFERPPFPDREYRDSDGQIIPYGNRWVDGPPPEEAYSRLSHPERFAPLLCDLDAVVAYLAAHYVVDVDRQTVGPETRVALRPSTGAPVTITATVESARITAGALFHTDAPQCSCDACDESAETVADQLEADLLAIAAGGLRERFPVGSRRWHFTQLCSLDGGYRTTSSEPDPARTPQQLEHAAQALRNLADGWWPAWTLRTTPS comes from the coding sequence ATGACCGAAGACCTCTTTCCCGCGCCGGCGGGACCTGTGCCGGCGGCGGCGTCCGCCACGCTGTCCTGGCCGAGTCCTGAACTCCCTCCCCCGACCCGATTCGTGGAGGGGTTCGAACGGTTCGCGTCGTTCCTGCAGCAGAACGGCACGGATCCCACTGATCTCGTAGGCGACGTGTCGGCGCTGTGGTCGTTCCTGGCCGCTCACCCCGAGGTACTGTCGACGCCGGAGCTGGCCGAGTCGGCGTCGCGATTCGTGGGGAACGTGATCGCCGTGGTGCATCCCACCGCGACGTGGAGCATGGCCGGCGAACTTCAGGTGGGCACCGCGACACGGTCGATCCCGGTGGCAGGGTTGGTGCGCATCATGGTGGAGCAGCCCGAGCATCGAGAGCCGTTCGTGGAGATGCTCTCCACGTGGGATCAGGCCGATCGGGACGATCAGGAGATGAACGACCTCGCGCACCTCGAATCCCACCCGACTCTGAGCGTGCCCACGGCGGCATTCGAACGACCGCCCTTCCCTGATCGGGAGTACCGCGACAGCGACGGCCAGATCATCCCCTACGGGAACCGGTGGGTGGATGGCCCACCCCCGGAGGAGGCGTACTCGCGGCTCTCCCACCCGGAACGGTTCGCCCCGCTGTTGTGTGACCTCGACGCCGTGGTCGCGTACCTGGCCGCACACTACGTGGTCGACGTCGATCGGCAGACCGTGGGCCCGGAGACGCGGGTGGCATTGCGACCCTCCACCGGCGCCCCGGTGACGATCACGGCCACCGTGGAGTCCGCGCGGATTACGGCCGGCGCCCTGTTCCACACCGATGCGCCACAGTGTTCGTGCGATGCATGCGACGAGTCCGCCGAGACGGTGGCCGATCAGCTGGAAGCGGACCTCCTGGCCATCGCGGCCGGCGGGTTGCGGGAGAGGTTCCCGGTCGGAAGCCGTCGATGGCACTTCACGCAGCTGTGCTCCCTCGACGGCGGCTACCGCACGACCAGTAGCGAACCCGACCCCGCACGCACTCCGCAGCAACTCGAGCACGCCGCGCAGGCGCTCCGGAATCTCGCCGACGGCTGGTGGCCGGCGTGGACCCTTCGCACGACGCCTTCCTGA
- a CDS encoding ABC transporter substrate-binding protein, which produces MSSRRSTSVIALGAVALLALAGCSGGNSANNGDQSSGSDSLVIDTAFSIETTDPGHTYDPTGNMIAKALYETLVDFKGSDVSTPIPGLASWEQNDEATEFTFTLEGDRVFSDGSPIEAKDVVFTLQRIQGMEDAKPNFLLGGLTITEVDDKTIQFTSETPLLQLPAILANPALGIVNSDVVIENGGTTDGSDTAQKFLDGASAGSGPFVLDTLDLSSQVVLTRNDEYNGDEESAYKRVVVRNVSESATQLANLKGDDSMVAMDLNGDQVAGLGDSINVDSVPSGQTIFLLLNQSEAVAGDLANVKIAEAIRYSLDYDALLELAGAGSVQATGVIPPGFEGALDGGVTQDLDKAKAALEEAGYTGQTLKLQFPNDYPVGGVEFTPLAERIQAQLEDAGITVELAPAPFATELDAYVNGTEGFGLWFWGPDYADSANFLPFAPGLKVGLRAGWAAEANPEIAGIAAGAASATDADTRTSAFTEFAEAMQAEGPFVPLIVPGRNIAAADSVTGAVYNSVWEMDIAEITPAG; this is translated from the coding sequence ATGTCGTCACGCCGAAGCACGTCGGTCATTGCGCTCGGAGCCGTCGCGCTCCTCGCGCTCGCAGGTTGCTCGGGAGGGAACTCGGCCAACAACGGCGACCAGTCCTCCGGTTCTGACTCGCTGGTCATCGACACCGCGTTCTCGATCGAGACCACGGATCCCGGTCACACCTACGACCCCACCGGCAACATGATCGCCAAGGCGCTCTACGAGACGCTGGTCGACTTCAAGGGTTCCGACGTCTCGACGCCGATCCCGGGTCTCGCGTCGTGGGAGCAGAACGACGAGGCGACCGAGTTCACCTTCACGCTCGAGGGTGACCGCGTCTTCTCCGACGGTTCGCCGATCGAGGCGAAGGACGTCGTCTTCACGCTCCAGCGCATCCAGGGCATGGAAGACGCCAAGCCGAACTTCCTGCTCGGCGGCCTCACCATCACCGAGGTCGACGACAAGACGATCCAGTTCACGTCCGAGACCCCGCTGCTGCAGCTGCCCGCGATCCTCGCGAACCCGGCGCTCGGCATCGTCAACTCCGACGTCGTGATCGAGAACGGCGGCACCACCGACGGCAGCGACACCGCGCAGAAGTTCCTCGACGGAGCATCCGCCGGATCCGGCCCGTTCGTGCTCGACACGCTCGACCTCAGCTCGCAGGTCGTGCTGACCCGCAACGACGAGTACAACGGCGACGAGGAGTCGGCATACAAGCGCGTCGTCGTGCGCAACGTCTCAGAGAGCGCCACGCAGCTCGCCAACCTCAAGGGCGACGACTCCATGGTCGCGATGGACCTGAACGGCGACCAGGTCGCGGGCCTCGGCGACAGCATCAATGTCGACTCGGTGCCCTCCGGCCAGACGATCTTCCTGCTGCTGAACCAGTCCGAGGCTGTGGCCGGTGACCTGGCGAACGTGAAGATCGCCGAGGCGATCCGCTACTCGCTCGACTACGACGCACTGCTCGAGCTGGCCGGTGCCGGTTCCGTGCAGGCGACGGGCGTCATCCCGCCCGGATTCGAAGGCGCCCTCGACGGCGGCGTGACGCAGGACCTCGACAAGGCCAAGGCCGCGCTCGAGGAGGCCGGTTACACGGGCCAGACCCTGAAGCTGCAGTTCCCGAACGACTACCCGGTCGGCGGCGTGGAGTTCACCCCCCTCGCCGAGCGCATCCAGGCACAGCTCGAGGATGCCGGCATCACGGTCGAACTCGCACCCGCGCCGTTCGCCACCGAGCTCGACGCCTACGTCAACGGCACCGAGGGCTTCGGCCTGTGGTTCTGGGGCCCGGACTACGCGGACTCCGCGAACTTCCTGCCCTTCGCTCCCGGTCTGAAGGTCGGCCTGCGTGCCGGCTGGGCTGCCGAGGCGAACCCCGAGATCGCCGGTATCGCCGCAGGCGCCGCCAGCGCGACGGATGCCGACACCCGCACCAGCGCGTTCACCGAGTTCGCCGAGGCCATGCAGGCCGAGGGGCCGTTCGTTCCGCTGATCGTCCCGGGCCGCAACATCGCGGCTGCGGACAGCGTGACCGGCGCCGTGTACAACTCCGTCTGGGAGATGGACATCGCCGAGATCACCCCGGCCGGCTGA
- a CDS encoding ABC transporter ATP-binding protein translates to MSAQSTTVQDAAAPRDVALSIRDLTVDIGRPLVKGVSLELQAGRIHGLAGESGSGKTLTSLAVLGLLPRQAKTGGSIRLDGDELVGLGRRSLNRIRGKRIAMIFQDPSASLHPQLPVGRQLTDHMRVHLGLKGAAARARAVELLEIVQVPNPTEALKRYPHQFSGGQRQRIAIACALACDPEVLLADEPTTALDVTVQAGILTLLRDLATDRQLAVLLVTHDLGVMSAIADEVAVMKDGRIVEHADRATLFLDPQHEYTRTLLAALPGSRIDEAPEGQAADE, encoded by the coding sequence ATGAGCGCGCAGAGCACGACGGTTCAGGATGCCGCGGCGCCGCGCGACGTGGCGTTGAGCATCCGCGACCTCACGGTCGACATCGGGCGACCGCTCGTGAAGGGCGTCTCGCTCGAGCTCCAGGCCGGCCGCATCCATGGCCTCGCCGGCGAGTCCGGATCCGGCAAGACGCTGACCTCTCTCGCGGTGCTCGGACTCCTGCCGCGCCAGGCGAAGACCGGGGGATCGATCCGCCTCGACGGTGACGAGCTGGTCGGGCTCGGTCGCCGCTCGCTCAACCGCATCCGCGGGAAGCGCATCGCGATGATCTTCCAGGATCCGTCCGCATCCCTGCATCCGCAGCTGCCCGTGGGCCGTCAGCTCACCGACCACATGCGCGTGCATCTCGGACTCAAGGGAGCGGCTGCCCGTGCGCGTGCCGTCGAACTGCTCGAGATCGTGCAGGTGCCGAATCCGACCGAGGCGCTCAAGCGCTACCCGCATCAGTTCTCGGGGGGCCAGCGTCAGCGCATCGCGATCGCCTGTGCTCTCGCCTGCGATCCCGAAGTGCTGTTGGCCGATGAGCCGACCACGGCGCTCGACGTCACGGTGCAGGCCGGCATCCTGACGTTGCTGCGCGACCTCGCGACCGACCGTCAGCTGGCCGTGCTGCTCGTCACGCACGACCTGGGCGTGATGAGCGCGATCGCCGACGAGGTGGCCGTCATGAAGGACGGGCGCATCGTCGAGCACGCCGATCGCGCGACGCTGTTCCTCGATCCTCAGCACGAGTACACGCGCACGCTGCTCGCAGCCCTTCCGGGTTCGCGAATCGACGAGGCGCCGGAAGGGCAGGCCGCAGATGAGTGA
- a CDS encoding GNAT family N-acetyltransferase: MDLQSIWPLFGLEIETPHLIVRPVRDADLPGLVEAALDGVHEPERTPFGFPWTDASPDQLPTNLAQFQWSLRNQVSPHNWTVPFAVHHEGRVIGAQDLAAYGFADRRTVNTGSWLTRSAQGRGFGTEMRSGLLSFAFDTLGAEWAESSAAAWNEASLRVSKKLGYQPNGVTRVSPRAGEPVDEQRVRLSRADFVRPDWSVEIRGEDAALRQLGIEP, translated from the coding sequence ATGGATCTGCAGAGCATCTGGCCGCTGTTCGGCCTCGAGATCGAGACACCTCACCTGATAGTTCGGCCGGTTCGCGATGCCGATCTTCCCGGATTGGTTGAGGCTGCGCTCGACGGCGTGCACGAGCCGGAGCGGACGCCCTTCGGCTTCCCCTGGACGGACGCCTCCCCGGATCAACTGCCGACCAACCTCGCACAGTTCCAATGGAGTCTTCGCAATCAGGTCTCACCGCACAACTGGACAGTGCCCTTCGCCGTTCATCACGAAGGACGGGTCATCGGCGCGCAGGATCTCGCGGCCTACGGCTTCGCTGACCGGCGCACCGTGAACACGGGCTCGTGGCTCACGCGATCGGCGCAAGGGCGAGGTTTCGGGACCGAGATGCGTTCCGGCTTGCTCTCGTTCGCGTTCGACACCCTCGGCGCCGAATGGGCGGAGTCCAGCGCGGCGGCCTGGAACGAGGCATCTCTTCGCGTATCGAAGAAGCTCGGATATCAGCCGAATGGTGTCACTCGGGTCTCGCCGCGCGCCGGAGAGCCCGTCGATGAACAGCGTGTGCGACTGAGCCGAGCTGACTTCGTCAGGCCAGACTGGTCGGTCGAGATTCGAGGCGAGGATGCTGCGCTGAGACAGCTTGGCATCGAACCGTAG
- a CDS encoding Lrp/AsnC family transcriptional regulator — MSSKDAEPSKHSGRNATPLDETAYRILDVLRDNGRVSIAALADKVGISRANAYTRVESLVHDGVITGFSARVDQAKAGLSIGALVFVTVLPQAWASFRERVMEMPDVEWCAITTGEHDAMLLIRAVDVSGVHEFSTGVIAQLPEVRTVVSVVVLDEVIRRPYLLPADLPERASTSALLGMTRWTPASPGRDTLPPR; from the coding sequence ATGTCCAGCAAGGATGCCGAACCGTCGAAGCATTCTGGACGGAATGCCACTCCTCTGGACGAGACCGCGTACAGAATCCTCGATGTGCTGCGTGATAACGGTCGCGTCTCGATCGCCGCTCTCGCCGACAAGGTGGGGATCTCCCGCGCCAATGCGTACACGCGCGTCGAATCACTCGTGCACGACGGCGTCATCACGGGGTTCAGCGCCCGGGTCGATCAGGCCAAGGCGGGGCTCTCGATCGGGGCGCTCGTGTTCGTCACCGTGCTGCCGCAGGCATGGGCGTCTTTCCGTGAACGGGTCATGGAGATGCCCGACGTCGAGTGGTGTGCGATCACCACCGGCGAGCACGACGCCATGCTGCTGATCCGCGCGGTCGACGTGAGCGGCGTGCACGAATTCTCGACCGGCGTCATCGCTCAGCTGCCCGAGGTGCGCACCGTCGTGAGCGTCGTCGTGCTCGACGAGGTGATCCGCCGCCCGTACCTGCTGCCCGCCGACCTTCCCGAGCGTGCGAGCACGAGCGCGCTGCTGGGCATGACGCGCTGGACGCCGGCCTCCCCCGGCCGCGACACTCTTCCGCCCCGCTGA
- a CDS encoding ABC transporter permease produces the protein MSRIAAATPAGRFRFRWPRAWRTPLGIIGTVIAGAWIIVAFTAQWWVPFGPNAQVLPRLQEPGIDTLLGTDGNGRDIFSRLMTGATVSLPLALMLVIAAMIIGTVIGALAGYFGGWVDETLMRITDLFMAFPTVILAMVVAASLGPSLFNAVIAAIVVSWPQYSRVTRSIVLGLRGQNYVIAGRLLGHSPLRTLFVDILPNIAGPVLVLATLDIGAAILLLSGLSFLGLGAQPPTAEWGSMISGAMQNFDAWWLGVFPGLAILTVVLAFNFLGDAMRDVLDPTAEIAHEKQADHKASATGVAA, from the coding sequence ATGAGCCGCATCGCCGCAGCCACCCCGGCCGGACGCTTCCGCTTCCGGTGGCCCCGCGCCTGGCGTACCCCGCTGGGCATCATCGGCACCGTCATCGCCGGCGCCTGGATCATCGTCGCCTTCACGGCGCAGTGGTGGGTGCCGTTCGGCCCCAACGCCCAGGTGCTCCCGCGGTTGCAGGAGCCCGGCATCGACACGCTGCTCGGTACGGACGGCAACGGCCGCGACATCTTCTCGCGCCTGATGACCGGGGCGACCGTGAGCCTGCCGCTCGCCCTCATGCTCGTGATCGCCGCCATGATCATCGGCACGGTCATCGGCGCGCTCGCCGGCTACTTCGGCGGCTGGGTCGACGAGACGCTGATGCGCATCACCGACCTGTTCATGGCGTTCCCGACCGTCATCCTCGCGATGGTGGTCGCCGCCTCGCTCGGACCGTCGCTGTTCAACGCCGTGATCGCCGCGATCGTGGTGTCGTGGCCGCAGTACTCCCGCGTCACCCGCAGCATCGTGCTCGGACTGCGAGGGCAGAACTACGTGATCGCCGGACGCCTGCTCGGCCACTCGCCGCTGCGCACCCTGTTCGTCGACATCCTCCCGAACATCGCCGGCCCCGTGCTGGTGCTCGCGACGCTCGACATCGGTGCCGCCATCCTTCTCCTCTCCGGACTCTCGTTCCTCGGTCTCGGTGCGCAGCCGCCGACGGCCGAATGGGGATCGATGATCTCCGGGGCGATGCAGAACTTCGACGCCTGGTGGCTCGGAGTGTTCCCGGGTCTCGCGATCCTCACGGTGGTGCTCGCGTTCAACTTCCTCGGAGACGCGATGCGCGACGTGCTCGACCCCACGGCCGAGATCGCCCACGAGAAGCAGGCCGACCACAAGGCGTCCGCGACGGGAGTCGCCGCATGA
- a CDS encoding class I SAM-dependent methyltransferase, with translation MTTTTAAYSARAAEYAELLGSMSAVHPSDRQIVDTWAAGIDGPVLDAGCGPGQWTDHLVERGLDARGIDLVPLFIERARSMYPGIRFDLGSIDDIDEHDGSLAGVLSWFSTIHHAPEAISTPIAEFARVLRPGGRLVLGFFSGAIVEPFDHAVARAYRWPVAHLRELLDAAGFDVVETHVREARGERTVGTIIGERRMPHGDGSTR, from the coding sequence GTGACGACCACGACTGCCGCCTATTCGGCGCGCGCTGCGGAATACGCCGAGCTGCTCGGCTCGATGTCGGCCGTGCATCCGTCCGACCGGCAGATCGTCGACACCTGGGCCGCAGGGATCGACGGGCCGGTGCTGGACGCCGGCTGCGGCCCCGGGCAGTGGACGGATCATCTGGTCGAGCGCGGGCTCGACGCTCGCGGGATCGACCTCGTCCCGTTGTTCATCGAGCGCGCCCGATCGATGTATCCCGGCATCCGCTTCGATCTCGGGAGCATCGACGACATCGACGAGCACGACGGATCACTCGCCGGCGTGCTCTCCTGGTTCTCGACGATCCATCACGCACCGGAGGCCATCTCCACGCCGATCGCGGAGTTCGCGCGCGTGCTTCGACCCGGCGGGCGGCTCGTCCTCGGGTTCTTCAGCGGAGCCATCGTCGAACCGTTCGACCATGCGGTGGCGCGCGCCTACCGGTGGCCCGTCGCGCACCTGCGGGAGTTGCTCGATGCCGCCGGCTTCGACGTGGTGGAGACGCACGTCCGCGAAGCCCGCGGCGAGCGCACGGTCGGCACGATCATCGGCGAACGACGGATGCCGCACGGGGACGGGAGCACGCGATGA
- a CDS encoding ATP-binding cassette domain-containing protein — MSEVTVLDAQGIVVRYPGSPPVVAVNGVSISVAAGETVALVGESGSGKSSLARAVVGIEKTAAGTVRFRDAPVAPLGIRRRATALTGIQMVFQDPSTSLNPRRRIGDQIADGIATARARGAAGSTVEEWLERVGLPTNVVSRFPHQFSGGQKQRIAIARALAARPSLLVADEPISALDASTQTSVAGLMRDLVAESGAGMLFISHDLAVVRRIADRTFVMFAGRVLESGATDRVWADPQHPYTRALLAAIPEPDGSGRIPVAPTTEERIVWSEIPPVLN, encoded by the coding sequence ATGAGTGAGGTCACCGTCCTCGACGCGCAGGGCATCGTGGTGCGCTACCCCGGCAGCCCTCCCGTGGTCGCCGTGAACGGGGTGTCGATCAGCGTCGCCGCGGGTGAGACCGTGGCGCTCGTCGGCGAATCGGGCAGTGGCAAGTCGAGCCTCGCCCGCGCTGTGGTCGGCATCGAGAAGACCGCCGCGGGAACCGTGCGCTTCCGCGATGCTCCCGTCGCGCCGCTCGGCATCCGCCGCCGGGCGACCGCGCTCACCGGCATCCAGATGGTGTTCCAGGATCCGTCGACCTCGCTGAACCCGCGGCGTCGGATCGGCGACCAGATCGCCGACGGCATCGCCACGGCACGGGCACGGGGAGCCGCCGGTTCGACCGTGGAGGAGTGGCTCGAGCGTGTGGGGCTGCCGACGAACGTGGTCTCGCGTTTCCCGCACCAGTTCTCGGGCGGTCAGAAGCAGCGCATCGCGATCGCCCGGGCGCTGGCGGCACGACCGTCGCTGCTCGTGGCAGACGAGCCGATCTCGGCGCTGGATGCCTCCACCCAGACCAGCGTCGCCGGTCTCATGCGCGACCTCGTCGCGGAGTCGGGAGCGGGGATGCTGTTCATCTCACACGACCTCGCCGTGGTGCGCCGCATCGCCGACCGCACCTTCGTGATGTTCGCGGGGCGTGTGCTGGAGTCGGGTGCGACCGACCGTGTGTGGGCCGACCCGCAGCATCCCTATACGCGTGCGTTGCTCGCCGCGATCCCGGAGCCGGACGGGTCCGGGCGCATACCGGTCGCCCCGACGACCGAGGAGCGCATCGTGTGGTCGGAGATCCCGCCGGTTCTGAACTGA
- a CDS encoding iron-siderophore ABC transporter substrate-binding protein codes for MPLSRSKALTALLTAALAATVLTSCATPASTTDDSAPAADAGAFPATVEHAYGETTIPEQPQRIVSVGYTEQDTLWALGLEPVGVTDWYGDHEFASWPWADEARGDSEPEVLTTSDGLDFEAIALLDPDLIIGTNAGMTEEDYDRLSDIAPTIAHSGDYSMYFEPWDVQTLQIGEAVGLADEAQKLVDDIDAQFADAASAHPEFADSSIVFLQNAIYDGAAIAYQDGLSTDFLTDLGFTIPADIDAYAPKDDSGGQAYIPVENLDVLNAADVLIWGTESDDDITALEAQPFVTAIDAMKNDKVVYTDGTTAGAIYFTSPLSLPYVLKTLVPALADAVAGNGPAHTAE; via the coding sequence ATGCCTCTCTCCCGATCGAAGGCGCTCACCGCCTTGCTCACCGCCGCCCTCGCGGCCACCGTTCTGACCTCCTGCGCGACGCCTGCCTCGACCACCGACGACTCGGCGCCCGCCGCCGACGCCGGCGCGTTCCCGGCCACGGTCGAGCATGCCTACGGCGAGACGACGATCCCCGAGCAGCCGCAGCGCATCGTCAGCGTCGGCTACACCGAGCAGGACACGCTGTGGGCCCTCGGCCTCGAACCCGTCGGCGTGACCGACTGGTACGGCGACCACGAGTTCGCGTCCTGGCCCTGGGCTGACGAGGCGCGCGGAGACTCCGAGCCCGAGGTGCTCACGACGAGCGACGGACTCGACTTCGAGGCGATCGCCCTGCTCGACCCCGACCTCATCATCGGCACCAACGCCGGCATGACGGAGGAGGACTACGACCGCCTCTCCGACATCGCGCCGACCATCGCGCACTCGGGCGACTACTCCATGTACTTCGAGCCGTGGGACGTGCAGACGCTGCAGATCGGCGAAGCCGTCGGGCTGGCCGACGAGGCGCAGAAGCTCGTCGACGACATCGACGCGCAGTTCGCCGATGCGGCATCCGCCCACCCCGAGTTCGCCGACTCCTCGATCGTGTTCCTCCAGAACGCGATCTACGACGGCGCGGCGATCGCCTACCAGGACGGCCTGAGCACCGACTTCCTCACCGACCTCGGCTTCACGATTCCCGCCGACATCGACGCCTACGCCCCGAAGGACGACTCCGGTGGTCAGGCATACATCCCGGTCGAGAACCTCGACGTGCTGAACGCCGCCGACGTGCTCATCTGGGGAACGGAATCGGATGACGACATCACCGCGCTCGAAGCACAGCCGTTCGTCACCGCGATCGACGCCATGAAGAACGACAAGGTCGTCTACACCGACGGCACCACCGCCGGCGCGATCTACTTCACGTCGCCGCTGAGCCTGCCCTATGTCTTGAAGACCCTCGTGCCCGCGCTCGCCGACGCAGTCGCCGGGAACGGGCCCGCTCACACCGCGGAGTGA